A part of Lepisosteus oculatus isolate fLepOcu1 chromosome 16, fLepOcu1.hap2, whole genome shotgun sequence genomic DNA contains:
- the r3hdml gene encoding peptidase inhibitor R3HDML isoform X1: MKPFRVTQFSGVLQKREMAASAQLCFAALWLWVTPYTGASLLPNGTDLLNSAVLPDAELDFKDVLSTSVPRSRRKRFISSRDMSALLDYHNRVRSQVFPPAANMEYMVWDERLAKTAEAWAAQCVWDHGPSQLMRFMGQNLSIHTGRYRSVIELVRSWYDEKQFYSFPYPQECNPSCPNKCSGSVCSHYTQMVWASTNRIGCAINRCSNMNVWGSMWRQAVFLVCNYSIKGNWIGEAPYKMGRPCSACPPSYGGSCSNNLCFSGLKSNKVNWF, from the exons ATGAAG CCCTTTCGGGTCACGCAGTTCTCCGGAGTCCTGCAGAAGAGAGAGATGGCCGCCAGCGCTCAGCTGTGTTTCGCTGCCCTCTGGCTGTGGGTCACACCGTACACCGGAGCTTCTCTGCTGCCAAACGGGACCGACTTGCTCAACTCAGCGGTCCTCCCGGACGCGGAGTTAGATTTCAAGGACGTGCTCAGCACCAGCGTCCCCCGCAGCCGGCGCAAGCGGTTCATCTCCTCCAGAGACATGAGCGCCCTGCTGGATTACCACAACCGTGTGCGCTCGCAGGTCTTTCCACCTGCCGCTAATATGGAATACATG GTGTGGGACGAGCGACTGGCCAAGACAGCGGAGGCGTGGGCagcacagtgtgtgtgggaCCACGGGCCGTCTCAGCTCATGCGCTTCATGGGCCAGAATCTGTCCATCCACACTGGGAG GTATCGGTCAGTCATTGAGCTGGTGAGGTCATGGTACGATGAGAAACAATTCTACTCCTTCCCCTACCCTCAGGAATGCAACCCAAGCTGTCCCAACAAATGCAGTGGGTCAGTCTGTTCCCACTACACACAG ATGGTGTGGGCCAGCACCAACAGAATAGGGTGTGCCATCAACAGGTGCTCCAACATGAACGTGTGGGGAAGCATGTGGCGCCAGGCTGTCTTTCTGGTGTGCAACTACTCCATCAA GGGTAACTGGATTGGAGAGGCTCCCTACAAGATGGGCCGGCCCTGCTCCGCCTGTCCACCCAGCTATGGCGGCTCCTGTAGCAACAACCTCTGTTTCTCGGGTTTGAAATCCAACAAAGTCAACTGGTTTTAG
- the r3hdml gene encoding peptidase inhibitor R3HDML isoform X2 produces MKFSGVLQKREMAASAQLCFAALWLWVTPYTGASLLPNGTDLLNSAVLPDAELDFKDVLSTSVPRSRRKRFISSRDMSALLDYHNRVRSQVFPPAANMEYMVWDERLAKTAEAWAAQCVWDHGPSQLMRFMGQNLSIHTGRYRSVIELVRSWYDEKQFYSFPYPQECNPSCPNKCSGSVCSHYTQMVWASTNRIGCAINRCSNMNVWGSMWRQAVFLVCNYSIKGNWIGEAPYKMGRPCSACPPSYGGSCSNNLCFSGLKSNKVNWF; encoded by the exons ATGAAG TTCTCCGGAGTCCTGCAGAAGAGAGAGATGGCCGCCAGCGCTCAGCTGTGTTTCGCTGCCCTCTGGCTGTGGGTCACACCGTACACCGGAGCTTCTCTGCTGCCAAACGGGACCGACTTGCTCAACTCAGCGGTCCTCCCGGACGCGGAGTTAGATTTCAAGGACGTGCTCAGCACCAGCGTCCCCCGCAGCCGGCGCAAGCGGTTCATCTCCTCCAGAGACATGAGCGCCCTGCTGGATTACCACAACCGTGTGCGCTCGCAGGTCTTTCCACCTGCCGCTAATATGGAATACATG GTGTGGGACGAGCGACTGGCCAAGACAGCGGAGGCGTGGGCagcacagtgtgtgtgggaCCACGGGCCGTCTCAGCTCATGCGCTTCATGGGCCAGAATCTGTCCATCCACACTGGGAG GTATCGGTCAGTCATTGAGCTGGTGAGGTCATGGTACGATGAGAAACAATTCTACTCCTTCCCCTACCCTCAGGAATGCAACCCAAGCTGTCCCAACAAATGCAGTGGGTCAGTCTGTTCCCACTACACACAG ATGGTGTGGGCCAGCACCAACAGAATAGGGTGTGCCATCAACAGGTGCTCCAACATGAACGTGTGGGGAAGCATGTGGCGCCAGGCTGTCTTTCTGGTGTGCAACTACTCCATCAA GGGTAACTGGATTGGAGAGGCTCCCTACAAGATGGGCCGGCCCTGCTCCGCCTGTCCACCCAGCTATGGCGGCTCCTGTAGCAACAACCTCTGTTTCTCGGGTTTGAAATCCAACAAAGTCAACTGGTTTTAG